The following coding sequences lie in one Kamptonema formosum PCC 6407 genomic window:
- a CDS encoding site-2 protease family protein: MQAGWRIGSLFGIPLFVDSSWFVILALATFANARNYQGAYGPVLSWVAGFALALLLFGSVLMHELGHSLAAMSQGIKVNSITLFLFGGVASIEQESKTPGQAFQVAIAGPGVSFGLFLIVGLAAITLPPSSLIRELAERISEINLILGIFNLIPGLPLDGGQVLKAAVWKITGSRLAGVRWAAKTGQVLGWLAIALGASLFLLVGQPGALWIGLIGWFCLRNATSYNRIADLQSALLKTKASDAMSREFRVINADLTLRQFAEQYLLETSHSQIYVASSNGRDRGLVSVDDIRFIERSQWEKQTLKDIVKPLSEAIAVGEKSSLVEVINCMESHQLRRIVVLSPTGSVAGTIDKGDIVRAVAKSLNAKITEADIKRIKEEGSYPPGLPLNAIAKSTEQN; the protein is encoded by the coding sequence ATGCAGGCAGGTTGGCGAATTGGCTCTTTATTTGGCATCCCGCTATTTGTGGATTCCTCTTGGTTTGTGATTTTAGCGCTAGCAACCTTTGCCAATGCTAGAAATTACCAGGGAGCTTATGGGCCTGTGCTTTCTTGGGTCGCTGGATTTGCACTAGCTCTACTGCTATTTGGCTCCGTTCTCATGCACGAGTTAGGGCATAGTTTAGCCGCTATGTCTCAAGGTATTAAAGTTAATTCCATTACTCTATTTCTATTTGGCGGTGTTGCTTCTATAGAGCAGGAATCAAAAACTCCCGGTCAAGCTTTTCAAGTGGCGATCGCAGGCCCAGGAGTCAGCTTCGGACTATTTTTAATAGTTGGTTTAGCAGCTATAACTCTGCCACCATCTAGCTTGATCCGCGAACTGGCAGAACGAATATCCGAAATTAATCTAATTTTGGGCATCTTTAATTTAATTCCCGGTCTACCCTTGGACGGCGGACAGGTTTTAAAAGCAGCAGTTTGGAAAATCACCGGTTCTCGCTTAGCTGGCGTTCGTTGGGCCGCGAAAACAGGGCAAGTTTTAGGTTGGTTGGCGATCGCATTAGGAGCATCACTCTTTTTGCTAGTTGGGCAACCAGGAGCCTTATGGATTGGACTTATAGGCTGGTTTTGCCTGCGAAATGCCACCTCTTACAACCGCATAGCCGATTTGCAGTCAGCCTTACTGAAAACGAAGGCTAGCGATGCTATGAGCCGCGAATTTAGAGTAATTAATGCTGACTTGACGCTGCGGCAGTTTGCCGAGCAATATTTGTTAGAAACTTCTCACTCTCAAATTTATGTTGCTTCTTCTAATGGTCGCGATCGCGGCTTAGTTTCTGTTGACGATATCCGCTTCATCGAGCGCAGTCAGTGGGAAAAGCAAACCCTCAAAGATATCGTGAAACCATTGAGCGAAGCCATTGCTGTTGGCGAGAAATCATCTTTAGTCGAAGTAATTAACTGCATGGAATCCCATCAATTACGGCGCATTGTCGTACTGTCGCCAACTGGTTCTGTAGCCGGAACAATTGATAAGGGTGACATTGTAAGAGCAGTGGCAAAATCCTTAAATGCCAAGATTACAGAAGCCGATATCAAGCGAATTAAAGAAGAGGGCAGCTATCCGCCCGGTTTACCGCTGAATGCAATAGCTAAATCAACAGAACAAAATTAA
- a CDS encoding serine/threonine phosphatase, whose protein sequence is MLVCLQCQFENPNSNKFCQNCGTSLTDKFCPECGAKVSFSAKQCQNCGNATGQVWWAVVLWQPDLQPTPTSEPELAIPSADYAYGQIQQLQDIFVGAASTESFVEPASDIISTEISPPLQPPETAVLSPQIPPDDEIGNGDIEDTSSVNMQGAASFPANEDAQFIDKLEQNAIPALDFLKGDKPESEESETRRLGDSETREDLTSPSPPSPPSLSVGDYLDTQKRYQLLEPLVLKATEATVTVLVLDCNPLQTSLLKALLAAKSEIPATAQPYLTLKSEFPQNLPSLHDTLQENGQAVILLEDCSDWPLLSTQWSNPQTSTQQILYWLNEMTELWAALEPWQSRQSLLEMTNLRVNPNPTASLASIRLQRLYPETAPSSLTLQTLGELWQALFNQSQRTLFSALAALLRDLHQGNIQTIDLLRSHLENMHSSLQPEPTPTSALTHLQLGKFQHKLADAGDDSTTLPLPMQVYRLEDCGRTDVGRQRDRNEDFFTIWTQTNKLESSLGRILQIKGLYILCDGMGGHSSGEVASQLAVESLKQYFQTHWRDELPSAQTISEAVLLANQAIYEVNQKDVRSGSARMGTTLVTVLIQDSQVAVAHVGDSRLYRLRRGGKLKKITTDHEVGQREIKRGVDPQTAYSRPDAYQLTQALGPRDNNFVKPEVQFIELLEDTLLILASDGLTDNNFLETHWQSKLEPLLNPQSNLEQGVKELIDLANQHNGHDNITAIVIRVQVRPYRF, encoded by the coding sequence ATGCTTGTCTGTCTCCAGTGTCAGTTTGAGAATCCCAATAGCAACAAATTTTGTCAAAACTGCGGCACTTCCCTCACCGACAAGTTTTGCCCTGAGTGCGGTGCTAAAGTCTCTTTTAGCGCCAAACAGTGTCAAAACTGTGGTAATGCGACAGGCCAAGTATGGTGGGCAGTAGTATTGTGGCAACCAGATTTACAACCCACTCCAACTTCAGAACCCGAACTTGCAATACCTTCGGCAGACTACGCCTACGGTCAAATTCAGCAGCTACAAGACATTTTTGTTGGTGCAGCATCAACAGAAAGTTTTGTAGAGCCAGCATCAGACATAATTAGCACAGAAATATCCCCCCCCCTCCAACCCCCAGAAACAGCAGTTTTAAGCCCTCAGATCCCCCCTGATGACGAGATCGGCAACGGAGATATTGAGGATACTAGCTCGGTTAATATGCAAGGGGCTGCATCCTTCCCAGCCAACGAAGATGCTCAATTTATAGATAAATTAGAGCAAAATGCTATACCCGCTCTGGATTTCCTTAAAGGAGATAAGCCAGAAAGTGAAGAGTCTGAGACTCGGAGACTCGGAGACTCGGAGACTAGAGAAGATTTAACTTCCCCATCTCCCCCATCTCCCCCATCCTTATCTGTGGGAGATTATTTAGATACGCAGAAACGTTACCAACTATTAGAACCCTTAGTATTAAAAGCTACTGAAGCAACTGTTACGGTGTTGGTCTTAGACTGTAATCCTCTACAAACTTCCTTACTCAAAGCACTCTTAGCAGCTAAGTCAGAAATTCCTGCGACTGCACAACCCTACTTAACTCTAAAGTCAGAATTTCCCCAAAACCTGCCCAGCCTTCACGACACTTTGCAGGAAAACGGACAAGCAGTAATACTCTTAGAAGACTGCTCAGACTGGCCATTGCTATCAACACAGTGGAGCAATCCCCAAACTTCAACCCAGCAAATCTTATATTGGCTCAACGAGATGACAGAGCTTTGGGCTGCACTAGAACCCTGGCAGAGCCGTCAAAGCTTACTAGAAATGACAAATTTGCGGGTAAATCCGAATCCCACAGCCTCTTTAGCCTCAATCCGCCTGCAAAGACTCTATCCAGAAACAGCTCCATCCTCTCTAACTCTTCAAACTTTAGGAGAATTGTGGCAGGCTTTATTTAACCAGTCTCAGCGCACCCTATTTAGTGCTTTGGCCGCCCTGTTGCGCGATCTGCATCAGGGAAATATTCAAACGATAGACTTACTGCGATCGCATCTAGAAAATATGCACAGCTCACTGCAACCCGAACCAACCCCAACCTCAGCCCTCACCCACCTGCAATTGGGCAAATTTCAGCACAAGCTCGCTGATGCAGGCGACGACAGTACAACCCTCCCCTTGCCCATGCAAGTTTACCGTTTGGAAGACTGCGGACGCACAGATGTTGGTCGCCAGCGAGATCGCAATGAGGATTTTTTCACCATTTGGACTCAGACGAACAAGCTAGAAAGCTCGCTTGGTCGCATCCTTCAGATTAAAGGACTTTACATCCTCTGCGACGGCATGGGCGGACACTCCAGCGGTGAAGTAGCCAGCCAATTAGCCGTAGAAAGCCTCAAGCAATACTTTCAAACCCATTGGAGAGATGAGCTACCCTCTGCCCAAACCATCAGCGAAGCAGTGCTGTTAGCCAACCAAGCCATCTATGAAGTTAATCAAAAAGATGTTCGCTCTGGTAGCGCCCGTATGGGTACTACTCTTGTTACAGTCTTAATTCAAGACTCTCAAGTTGCCGTTGCCCACGTCGGTGATAGCCGACTTTATCGACTCAGGAGAGGAGGGAAACTCAAAAAAATTACCACCGATCACGAAGTAGGCCAACGGGAAATTAAGCGGGGTGTCGATCCGCAAACTGCATACTCCCGCCCCGATGCCTATCAGCTAACTCAAGCTCTCGGCCCACGAGATAATAATTTTGTCAAGCCAGAGGTGCAGTTTATAGAACTACTTGAAGATACCCTCTTAATTTTGGCCTCCGACGGTCTGACGGACAACAATTTCTTGGAAACTCACTGGCAAAGTAAGCTCGAACCTCTTCTCAACCCCCAAAGTAATTTGGAGCAAGGTGTGAAGGAGTTAATCGACTTAGCTAATCAGCATAATGGTCATGACAACATTACAGCTATTGTTATTCGTGTACAAGTACGACCTTACCGATTCTAA
- a CDS encoding S-layer homology domain-containing protein: MVKSHKSPTVTALALGLILANEVLFNNRIAPAFAQTRFKDVQNHWAQACIEDLADKKIISGYYEDGTFRPNRPVSRAEFAAIVRRAFPNAKPVREAMTFVDLPTDYWAYKSIMEAYQTGFISSYNGSVFNPTLNIPRWQVVVSLSNGLRYSPTQSATNILTATFDDAADIPDLAKNAIAAAAEKQVVVNYPNVRQLKPNQDVSRAEVAAFLCQAVSNSGQAALVPSQYIAQVPADIQPTKTEISEVGKVRAEFSYQQQGEDGKNLRIKISREGQIFLDEPVLLPTRSLAGNIDRKATNEISEGLLLSLRVRDLDGDGEPEVLVDLVSAKSRSNSIRNNYSYIYRYEATPKTYVLTQHSWGNVNYELEDLDRDNILEFKSQDGRFREAFTNYTDSRLPLQIWQYRQGKMLDVTKQYPVQVYTNASELWVESSTRQSNNQDIKGVLAAYLASKYVLGQEVEGWQLVEKIYQGSDRAQFLGQLRQFLASNGYAVGQNTADNKPQDRSDTKLQAQPETKPQDKPDTKPQDKPDAKPQDKPDTKDNETAIAPKLVRTLPGSKNPVFSVSISPDGKTLAASGKQEIKLWNLETGEILNTLSGHEGNVWSVAISPDGQTLMSGSGDGSAILWDISTGEIRRNLSHTGGWINAVGFSSDSKTAISCSHNKGINLWDVTTGKLLYSLDGFNPMAIASQGRVFASSGGPSEIKLWDVVTGALRSTLAVPAVAGGGIKAIAISRDGWTLAHAMSGNSRIQVWDLRKRQALYTLDGHSAGVEAIAISPDGQTLASSSSDRTLKLWNLRTGKLMHSMEGMGAIAFSRDGQILVSVGKDNSIQIWQMSDKVSQR; the protein is encoded by the coding sequence ATGGTTAAATCGCATAAATCGCCAACTGTAACAGCCTTAGCTTTGGGTTTAATCTTAGCTAATGAGGTGCTTTTTAATAACAGGATAGCGCCTGCATTTGCCCAAACTAGGTTTAAGGATGTTCAAAACCATTGGGCCCAAGCTTGTATTGAAGATTTAGCCGATAAAAAAATTATTAGTGGCTATTATGAAGATGGAACTTTTCGCCCCAATCGCCCCGTTTCCCGCGCCGAATTTGCTGCCATCGTCCGCAGAGCTTTTCCCAATGCTAAGCCAGTTCGAGAAGCTATGACTTTTGTCGATCTTCCTACTGATTATTGGGCTTATAAGTCGATAATGGAAGCCTATCAAACGGGATTTATTTCTAGCTACAATGGTAGTGTTTTTAATCCTACTCTTAATATTCCTCGCTGGCAAGTGGTGGTATCTTTAAGTAATGGTTTAAGGTATTCCCCAACGCAATCGGCGACTAACATTTTGACCGCGACTTTTGACGATGCAGCGGACATTCCAGATTTAGCAAAAAATGCGATCGCGGCTGCTGCTGAAAAACAGGTTGTCGTTAATTATCCTAATGTTAGACAACTTAAACCAAATCAAGATGTAAGTCGGGCAGAAGTAGCTGCATTTCTTTGCCAAGCTGTGTCTAACTCAGGTCAAGCGGCTTTAGTTCCTTCTCAATATATTGCCCAAGTTCCCGCCGATATTCAACCAACTAAAACAGAGATATCAGAAGTTGGCAAAGTTCGTGCAGAATTTTCTTATCAACAACAAGGTGAAGATGGCAAAAATTTGCGGATAAAAATTAGCCGGGAAGGTCAAATATTCCTCGATGAACCTGTGCTATTGCCGACGCGATCGCTTGCAGGTAACATAGATCGAAAAGCAACAAATGAAATATCTGAAGGGCTGTTATTATCTCTACGAGTGCGAGATTTAGATGGCGATGGGGAACCGGAAGTGTTAGTAGATTTGGTGTCTGCTAAAAGCAGAAGTAATAGCATTCGCAACAACTATTCCTATATTTACCGCTACGAGGCGACACCTAAAACCTACGTACTTACGCAACATTCTTGGGGGAATGTCAATTACGAACTTGAGGATTTAGATCGAGATAATATTCTGGAATTTAAAAGTCAGGATGGAAGATTTAGAGAGGCATTTACCAATTATACTGATTCTCGATTGCCCTTGCAAATCTGGCAATATCGTCAAGGCAAAATGTTAGATGTTACTAAACAATATCCCGTACAAGTTTACACTAATGCCTCTGAACTGTGGGTAGAAAGTAGCACTCGTCAAAGCAATAATCAAGATATAAAAGGCGTGTTGGCGGCTTACCTAGCAAGTAAGTATGTACTTGGTCAAGAGGTGGAAGGTTGGCAATTAGTTGAGAAGATTTATCAAGGTAGCGATCGCGCTCAATTTTTGGGACAATTACGCCAATTTTTAGCGAGTAATGGCTATGCTGTTGGTCAAAATACCGCTGATAATAAGCCTCAAGATCGATCAGATACTAAACTTCAAGCTCAACCAGAGACTAAACCTCAAGATAAGCCAGATACTAAGCCTCAAGATAAGCCAGATGCTAAGCCTCAAGATAAGCCAGATACTAAGGATAATGAGACTGCGATCGCACCTAAATTAGTCCGCACTTTACCTGGTAGCAAAAACCCAGTTTTTTCTGTGTCAATTAGCCCAGATGGTAAAACTTTAGCCGCCAGTGGTAAGCAGGAAATTAAACTTTGGAATCTGGAAACAGGAGAAATATTAAATACCTTATCGGGCCATGAAGGTAATGTTTGGTCTGTAGCTATTAGTCCAGATGGGCAAACTTTGATGAGCGGTAGTGGTGATGGTAGCGCGATTTTGTGGGATATTTCTACTGGGGAAATCCGACGCAATCTATCCCATACAGGGGGGTGGATTAATGCAGTTGGTTTTAGTTCAGATAGCAAAACTGCGATTAGTTGCAGTCATAATAAGGGGATTAATTTGTGGGATGTTACTACTGGAAAACTCCTGTATAGTCTCGATGGATTTAACCCGATGGCGATCGCTTCTCAAGGGCGGGTTTTCGCCAGCAGCGGCGGGCCTAGCGAGATCAAGCTATGGGATGTGGTGACGGGGGCACTTCGCAGTACCCTTGCGGTTCCAGCGGTGGCGGGAGGCGGAATTAAGGCGATCGCTATCAGTCGGGATGGGTGGACTCTCGCCCACGCGATGTCTGGAAATTCTCGCATCCAAGTCTGGGATTTGCGGAAGCGACAAGCGCTTTATACCCTAGACGGACATTCTGCGGGGGTAGAGGCGATCGCGATTAGTCCCGACGGACAAACTCTCGCTAGTAGCAGTAGCGATCGCACTCTCAAACTGTGGAATCTACGTACCGGGAAACTGATGCACTCAATGGAAGGGATGGGTGCGATCGCCTTCAGCCGCGACGGGCAAATTCTTGTTAGCGTAGGTAAGGATAATTCTATTCAAATTTGGCAAATGAGTGACAAAGTTAGCCAAAGGTGA
- a CDS encoding polysaccharide deacetylase family protein produces the protein MALAHLFPVIHPILKHTFPNCLWTGDVNQPEIALTFDDGPHPQHTPKLLKILDKYNITASFFLLGLCVQRYPEITKAIYESGHWIGLHGYQHISFPKLTPTNLKLELENTQNHIYEACGLAPQLIRDVRPPNGFFTPRQLNLLTGWGYRPVMWSVVPEDWVRPGVSVVVNRVIQQTCRGSIIVLHDGHCGGEDVALSAAEIIPLLLDRGYNFVTIDKIWNQIQQGRF, from the coding sequence ATGGCATTAGCACATCTCTTTCCAGTTATCCATCCCATCTTAAAGCATACTTTCCCAAATTGCCTGTGGACAGGAGATGTCAATCAGCCGGAGATTGCCTTAACTTTTGACGATGGCCCCCACCCGCAACACACGCCAAAATTACTCAAAATTTTAGATAAATACAATATTACAGCTAGCTTTTTTCTACTCGGTTTGTGCGTCCAACGCTATCCCGAAATTACTAAGGCTATTTATGAAAGCGGTCATTGGATTGGCTTACATGGCTATCAACATATATCCTTCCCTAAGTTAACACCAACAAACTTAAAATTGGAATTAGAAAATACCCAAAATCATATTTACGAAGCCTGCGGTTTAGCACCACAATTAATCCGAGATGTGCGCCCACCCAATGGTTTTTTTACGCCCCGCCAATTAAATTTGTTAACGGGTTGGGGATATCGCCCTGTAATGTGGAGTGTAGTACCTGAAGATTGGGTAAGACCGGGAGTTTCTGTGGTTGTTAATCGCGTGATTCAGCAGACTTGTAGGGGTTCAATTATTGTCTTACACGACGGACATTGTGGCGGAGAAGATGTAGCACTCTCAGCAGCAGAAATTATTCCTCTACTTTTAGATCGAGGCTATAATTTTGTTACCATCGATAAAATCTGGAACCAAATCCAACAGGGCAGATTTTGA
- a CDS encoding tetratricopeptide repeat-containing sulfotransferase family protein has protein sequence MNLDYCALGDALKLEGKLEEAIAHYRKAVEINPDSPLAYHNLGKALQQNGQLEDAIAAQQKAIILQPNFTPAYFPLRYAPLPNNSSLIDDLIALYRQVIEILPDFPLVYVHLAAALTKQGKIEEAIAVYQTAVYKQTLVSHPELAQVNCNFENLRNPDFIIIGSPRCGTTSLYKYITSHPQILAAAEKEICFFSEHFHRGKAWYDAHFFPEINTQFFLTGEATPTYLNYPLAAQRLHESLPQVKLIIILRNPVARVFSHYQMWVRRGTEKRSFEEAINVEMEILAKANETDLENAIYWKQCEYLDKSLYVYSIRRWMRLFPKEQFLILRSEDFYANPAVALQQVFAFLGLPDYQLPDHEKYNAGVYQPPIDAIHGRLSEFFQPYNYKLEEELGRKFYW, from the coding sequence ATGAATTTGGACTATTGTGCTTTGGGAGATGCGCTGAAGTTAGAGGGAAAATTAGAGGAGGCGATCGCGCATTACCGAAAGGCGGTTGAAATAAATCCCGATTCGCCTTTAGCTTACCACAATTTGGGGAAAGCGCTACAACAAAATGGGCAATTAGAAGATGCGATCGCAGCTCAGCAAAAGGCGATTATCCTACAACCCAATTTTACCCCTGCTTACTTTCCTCTGCGCTATGCGCCGCTTCCTAATAATTCTAGTTTAATTGACGATTTAATTGCCCTTTATCGCCAAGTTATTGAGATTTTACCTGACTTTCCTTTAGTTTACGTCCATTTGGCGGCAGCGCTGACAAAACAGGGAAAAATTGAGGAGGCGATAGCGGTTTACCAAACTGCTGTTTACAAGCAAACTTTAGTATCTCATCCCGAACTTGCACAAGTAAATTGTAATTTTGAAAACTTACGCAACCCAGATTTTATTATTATCGGTTCTCCTAGATGTGGAACTACTTCTCTTTATAAGTATATCACTTCTCATCCTCAAATTTTAGCGGCTGCTGAGAAAGAAATCTGTTTTTTTTCAGAACATTTTCATCGCGGTAAGGCTTGGTATGATGCTCATTTTTTCCCAGAAATAAATACACAATTTTTTTTGACTGGCGAGGCAACTCCTACCTATTTAAACTATCCGCTAGCGGCTCAAAGATTGCACGAATCTCTACCGCAAGTTAAGCTAATTATTATCCTGAGAAATCCTGTAGCCAGAGTTTTTTCTCATTATCAAATGTGGGTGAGACGGGGAACGGAAAAGCGCTCTTTTGAAGAGGCGATAAACGTTGAAATGGAGATATTAGCAAAGGCAAATGAAACGGATTTAGAAAATGCAATTTACTGGAAACAGTGCGAGTATCTTGATAAGAGTCTTTATGTTTATAGTATCAGACGGTGGATGAGGCTTTTTCCTAAAGAGCAGTTCTTAATTTTGCGAAGTGAAGATTTTTATGCTAATCCTGCTGTTGCACTTCAACAGGTTTTTGCATTTTTAGGTTTGCCAGATTATCAACTTCCTGATCATGAAAAGTATAATGCTGGGGTTTATCAGCCGCCGATTGATGCTATTCATGGGCGATTGAGTGAGTTTTTTCAACCATATAATTACAAGTTAGAAGAGGAATTGGGCAGAAAATTTTACTGGTAA
- a CDS encoding WG repeat-containing protein: MTNTVNFSDIQSHWAQKCIIELAQRGIINGYHNRTFRPEVTITRAEFAAILLKAFPNSPIVATAITFTDVPENYWAHEAIKFATERKFFAGYPDGTFKPNQMLPRVQAISIIANGLNYQPVSPANETLRKYFDDAAEILDYARNAIAAATENYLIVNYPNVRKLQPNKNTTRGEIAGLLCQALKIANVLPPEYTPWSEFLVIPPIFDEAESFSSGVAWVKIGKKWGAIDQTGKLLIQPEYYLHYPFVKGLALVTIGGKFRYIDRTGNIVIQQDFEEASSFIDGLATVKIGGKFGSIDTKGKMVIQPQFESAIYFSEGLAAVKFQDKDGFIDKTGKFVIPPKFNWALPFSDGVALVVEDGKSGFIDKMGKFTEIILDYTLTDAIGNFSEGFARVSLSVGEGYIDKTGRLAIPPQFKYASPFSEGLAAVYNGEKSGYINTKGELVIPFKFSRGGSFSEGLAQVEVDGKFGFIDKSGNYVINPQFSRSYDDISDGFAPVSFGFGKWGYIRSPL, from the coding sequence ATGACTAACACTGTAAATTTTTCCGACATTCAAAGCCATTGGGCGCAAAAATGTATTATTGAGTTGGCACAGCGAGGGATTATTAACGGCTATCACAATCGCACTTTTCGCCCAGAGGTAACTATTACTCGTGCTGAGTTTGCTGCTATTTTACTCAAAGCTTTTCCCAATTCCCCCATAGTCGCTACTGCCATTACTTTTACTGATGTCCCTGAGAATTATTGGGCCCACGAAGCAATTAAATTTGCTACGGAAAGAAAATTTTTTGCGGGTTATCCTGACGGCACTTTCAAGCCTAATCAAATGTTACCGCGAGTGCAAGCAATTTCAATTATAGCAAATGGGTTAAATTATCAACCTGTTTCACCAGCAAACGAGACATTAAGGAAGTATTTTGACGATGCAGCGGAGATTCTAGACTATGCCAGAAATGCGATCGCTGCTGCTACAGAAAACTACCTGATTGTCAACTACCCAAATGTCAGGAAACTTCAGCCCAATAAGAACACTACCAGAGGCGAAATTGCAGGCTTATTATGTCAAGCATTGAAAATAGCAAATGTATTGCCACCGGAGTATACGCCTTGGAGTGAATTCTTAGTAATCCCCCCCATTTTTGATGAAGCTGAGTCATTTTCTAGTGGGGTAGCTTGGGTGAAAATTGGTAAAAAATGGGGTGCGATCGACCAGACAGGAAAATTATTGATCCAACCAGAGTATTATCTACATTATCCTTTTGTTAAAGGGCTGGCATTGGTGACAATTGGTGGCAAGTTCCGCTATATTGACAGAACAGGTAATATTGTGATTCAACAGGATTTTGAGGAAGCTTCTTCTTTTATTGATGGGTTAGCGACTGTCAAGATCGGGGGCAAATTTGGCTCGATCGACACAAAAGGGAAAATGGTAATTCAGCCACAATTTGAAAGTGCTATTTATTTTTCGGAAGGGTTAGCAGCAGTGAAGTTTCAGGACAAAGATGGCTTTATTGACAAGACTGGTAAATTTGTAATTCCGCCCAAATTTAATTGGGCATTGCCTTTTTCCGATGGTGTAGCTTTGGTTGTGGAGGATGGTAAATCTGGCTTTATTGACAAGATGGGAAAGTTTACTGAGATAATTCTGGATTACACATTGACTGATGCTATAGGTAATTTTTCGGAAGGTTTTGCGCGAGTTAGTCTTAGTGTTGGTGAAGGATATATTGACAAAACTGGGAGGTTAGCAATTCCGCCTCAATTCAAGTATGCTTCGCCTTTTTCTGAAGGCTTGGCGGCAGTTTACAATGGTGAAAAATCTGGATATATCAATACAAAAGGAGAGCTGGTAATTCCTTTTAAGTTTAGTCGTGGCGGCTCTTTTTCTGAGGGTTTGGCACAGGTGGAAGTTGACGGGAAGTTTGGTTTTATAGACAAAAGTGGAAATTATGTTATTAATCCGCAGTTTAGTCGGTCTTATGATGATATTTCTGACGGATTTGCTCCGGTATCTTTTGGTTTTGGTAAGTGGGGATATATTCGCTCTCCTTTGTAG
- a CDS encoding type II toxin-antitoxin system death-on-curing family toxin has translation MLIPNFLNKSAVLSIHARQIEKFGGSQGVRDEGLLESALAQPQATFGGELLHPTIQDQAAAYFYHLAMNHPFIDGNKRTAFAAMDSFLRFNGYSLNLTDEQAYNLVMQVAQGNMNKGELAAFLKEVIV, from the coding sequence TTGCTAATTCCTAATTTTCTAAATAAAAGTGCGGTTTTAAGCATCCATGCCAGACAAATTGAAAAATTTGGTGGCAGTCAGGGTGTTAGGGATGAAGGCTTGCTGGAGTCTGCTTTAGCTCAACCGCAAGCCACTTTCGGCGGTGAGTTGCTGCATCCCACAATTCAGGATCAAGCTGCTGCTTATTTCTACCATTTAGCGATGAATCACCCTTTTATTGATGGCAATAAACGGACTGCTTTCGCGGCGATGGATAGTTTTTTACGTTTTAATGGCTATTCCCTAAATTTGACAGATGAGCAAGCATATAATTTGGTGATGCAGGTGGCACAGGGAAATATGAATAAGGGAGAATTAGCCGCGTTTCTGAAGGAAGTTATAGTCTGA
- a CDS encoding ChaB family protein, whose translation MPEEYKAERTVSAVFKEEKQIDGAIRRLLDRGVSRDHISVMGKNFQSETRIAGFITKKDLILGGLRNGAIFGSLFGSFLSLLTGVGVLFIPFVGPVVAAGPLGAVLIGAASGAIAGSAGAGLVSALATLGMPEDKATIYQTRLEAGEFLVMAEVAADKSGEIQLLLESAGGEEISVSDMILPRASTGRCSGPADLSPEVRSHLSEEAQKTFIDRYNQAFDETNDASKAEHAAWETIHQQYEENEQGIWTKPLAAGLKA comes from the coding sequence ATGCCAGAAGAATATAAAGCAGAGCGCACAGTTTCAGCAGTATTTAAGGAAGAAAAGCAAATAGATGGCGCGATCCGCCGCCTGCTCGATCGCGGTGTGTCTCGCGATCATATTTCCGTGATGGGCAAAAATTTTCAATCCGAAACCAGAATCGCGGGCTTTATTACTAAGAAAGATCTGATTCTCGGAGGCCTCCGAAACGGCGCAATTTTTGGTTCCCTATTTGGCTCGTTTTTGAGCTTGCTAACAGGTGTTGGCGTGTTATTTATACCCTTTGTGGGGCCTGTGGTAGCAGCAGGGCCTTTGGGTGCTGTATTGATCGGTGCTGCTAGCGGTGCGATCGCAGGTTCTGCTGGTGCGGGTTTAGTCTCCGCCTTAGCTACCTTGGGAATGCCTGAAGATAAGGCAACTATCTATCAAACGCGCCTAGAAGCAGGGGAATTTCTGGTGATGGCAGAAGTAGCCGCCGATAAATCGGGCGAAATTCAACTGCTGCTGGAAAGTGCAGGCGGTGAAGAAATCTCCGTCAGCGACATGATTTTGCCCCGCGCCAGTACAGGTCGGTGTTCGGGCCCGGCTGACTTGTCCCCTGAAGTGCGATCGCACCTATCTGAGGAAGCTCAAAAAACATTCATCGATCGCTACAATCAAGCCTTTGACGAAACTAACGACGCAAGTAAAGCAGAACACGCCGCTTGGGAGACAATTCATCAGCAGTACGAAGAAAATGAGCAGGGCATTTGGACTAAACCTTTGGCAGCAGGTTTAAAAGCATAA